The Labeo rohita strain BAU-BD-2019 chromosome 10, IGBB_LRoh.1.0, whole genome shotgun sequence genomic interval TTTATTCTGCATGTGTAATTTTGTTCAAAGTGTTTTTgttcaaaagatttctgttgTATGCAACAGGATACTAAATCTAACCCAACACTATTTACTTTCATAATGCTACCAAAAAAAGTATgtcttgaattttttttctcacatgaCCAAGACAGTAGCCAGTAGTTGGATAAGCTATGTACAGCAGGCTTTGATTTAGGGCATTTCTGTAGGTAATAtatcatttttcttaaatattattccaggtaacataaatataattcaaGTTGCAGTAATAATAGCAAATAAAGACAGATTTGAAAAGAAGCCATATCATTGGGATGCATCTAGGAGCTTTTGATGGCAAACTTGACATTCAGTCTTGGTTAAAATGCCTCCTCAAAAGTGGGTGCCAGCAGTGTTTCATTCAGGACTCCATCCTGGTATGAAATGCTCTTCTTACAATCCAATCAATTCCTTATGGACAAACTCAAGTCCTAGTCCAAGTCCTAGTTTTTTCTCATTGTGTATTCTGTTTTAGAAATACGTCACATTAGAGAGGTAAAACTGGGTTATGAAGGCATGTATTATGTTGACTTTGAAGTTAAGAACTGTGAagtgattaatttttaattttgtgggAACATTGTCCAGTCCAGAAGGCTTAGGAAGGTTTAAGATCTCTCAGACAGAAACTTTCTTTTTAGAATTCTCAGTTTTACTTTTCCTCCTCTCTGTTTCATGATTactaatgttttgtattttttttgacCTACAGGAACATGGGCCTTTAGCTGCCTCACTGGCTTACGTAAGCAGGACGATCTAGTACACAGACGCCCAAAACAGTCTACGACAAAGGTCTGACATTCCATCGGATGGAAAGTGTCTGAAGAAAATTAAAGGAGGGAGGAGTTGACAACAGATGAATCAGTCACAGAAATACAGGGAAGCATATTGGACGCCATGAGGGAGGAGAGCGAAGGAATCTTACGGTTTCGACTTTCTCTCGATGAACACTGACACATCCACTTAAAGCCTGCCTATGAACCCCAAGTCCTTGGGATCTTGAATGCAAACACGCCCTTATGCCAGGGCTTGAGTGGGTCTTCCACCATGTCATGGTAGCATTGTACGCCAAAACATCAACccttgaaaaaaaacataaactgtAGACTTGGACAACGCATGTTGTCTAGCGCCAATCCGAAATTGATTTCCAGCAAAAACTTCCTCTAGTATCAGCTGAACTGCATCACCATATCTTTTTACGTTGCGTTCATTTATAGTCCACTCTCCCACTTCCTGGGATTAGCAGCTGAAGTCAACCATGGGGTGCCGGCAGAGTTCGGAGGAGAAGGAGGCCGCCCGGCGCTCACGTCGCATTGATCGACACCTCCGCTCAGAAAGCCAGCGCCAGCGGCGCGAGATCAAACTCTTGCTGCTTGGAACCAGCAACTCTGGCAAGAGCACCATCGTGAAGCAGATGAAGATCATCCACAGTGGAGGCTTCAACCTGGAGGCCTGCAAGGAATACAAGCCCCTCATCCTCTACAACGCCATTGACTCACTCACACGCATCATCCGCGCCCTTGCCACCTTGAAGATCGACTTCCACAACCCTGATCGGGCTTACGATGCAGTGCAACTCTTCGCCCTCACTGGGCCTGCCGAGAGCAAGGGCGAGATCACGCCAGAGCTCCTGGGGGTGATGAAACGCTTGTGGGCCGATCCAGGTGTCCAGGAGTGCTTTTGCCGCTCCAATGAGTACCACCTAGAGGACAATACAGCCTATTACCTAAATGACCTGGACCGCATTTCTGCACCAGAGTACATCCCAACCGTCGAGGACATTCTGCGCTCACGTGACATGACTACTGGCATTGTTGAGAACAAATTCACCTTCAAAGAGCTCACCTTCAAAATGGTTGACGTGGGCGGCCAGCGTTCAGAAAGGAAGAAGTGGATCCACTGTTTTGAGGGTGTGACTGCCATTATATTCTGTGTGGAGCTCAGTGGCTATGACCTCAAGCTTTATGAAGACAACCAGACGGTAAGGAGAGCCAAATTTTGACTTTAGGCCAACAGATAATGCAGGCAGAGACACATGTTATCTGCACTAGGCTACGTACATCTCTACAGTATATTCATGTGGTCTGTGGCACTGACAAACATACTGCTTTTATCATCTTGCTTCCACATTTCCTGTAGCACGCAAGCTTTCAGTCACATTCAAGCTATTCAGAGACCTAACAGTACCCTGCTAAAAGACCAGCATAGCTAGTTTTGAAGCTTGATGTTACCAGTAGATTTGGACTGG includes:
- the gnaz gene encoding guanine nucleotide-binding protein G(z) subunit alpha, which translates into the protein MGCRQSSEEKEAARRSRRIDRHLRSESQRQRREIKLLLLGTSNSGKSTIVKQMKIIHSGGFNLEACKEYKPLILYNAIDSLTRIIRALATLKIDFHNPDRAYDAVQLFALTGPAESKGEITPELLGVMKRLWADPGVQECFCRSNEYHLEDNTAYYLNDLDRISAPEYIPTVEDILRSRDMTTGIVENKFTFKELTFKMVDVGGQRSERKKWIHCFEGVTAIIFCVELSGYDLKLYEDNQTSRMAESLRLFDSICNNNWFTNTSLILFLNKKDLLAEKIKRIPLTVCFADYKGQNTYEEAAVYVQRQFEDLNRNKETKEIYSHFTCATDTSNIQFVFDAVTDVIIQNNLKYIGLC